Proteins from a genomic interval of Lolium perenne isolate Kyuss_39 chromosome 1, Kyuss_2.0, whole genome shotgun sequence:
- the LOC127304854 gene encoding histone H3-like centromeric protein CENH3 isoform X2, whose product MARTKHPAARNSRPQPKKQLQFGRSPGLGPQQETGGTSTSEAPRRGGRRAAAATTQAVAPVQQRVKKPHRFKPGTVALQQIRKYQKSTELLIPFAPFVRLVKEVTNFCSTKVYRWTPQALAALQEAAEYMLVDLFERANLCSIHAKRVTLMQKDIHLARRIGGPRW is encoded by the exons ATGGCTCGCACGAAGCACCCAGCTGCGAGGAACTCCAGGCCGCAGCCCAAAAAGCAGCTCCAGTTCGGGCGCTCCCCCGGCCTGGGGCCGCAGCAGGAGACAG GCGGCACGAGTACGTCGGAGGCACCG AGGCGAGGTGGGCGAAGGGCGGCTGCAGCGACGACTCAAG CAGTGGCACCTGTGCAACAGAGGGTGAAGAAGCCGCACCGATTCAAGCCAGGCACTGTCGCACTGCAGCAGATCAGGAAGTACCAGAAGTCCACCGAGCTTCTCATCCCGTTTGCACCCTTTGTCCGTCTG GTTAAGGAGGTCACTAACTTCTGCTCCACCAAGGTGTACCGCTGGACACCTCAAGCTCTCGCTGCGTTGCAAGAG GCTGCAGAATATATGTTGGTAGACTTATTTGAAAGGGCAAATCTCTGCTCCATCCATGCAAAGCGTGTTACCCTCA TGCAGAAGGACATCCATCTTGCTAGGCGTATCGGGGGGCCAAGGTGGTGA
- the LOC127304854 gene encoding histone H3-like centromeric protein CENH3 isoform X3, which produces MARTKHPAARNSRPQPKKQLQFGRSPGLGPQQETGGTSTSEAPRRGGRRAAAATTQVAPVQQRVKKPHRFKPGTVALQQIRKYQKSTELLIPFAPFVRLVKEVTNFCSTKVYRWTPQALAALQEAAEYMLVDLFERANLCSIHAKRVTLMQKDIHLARRIGGPRW; this is translated from the exons ATGGCTCGCACGAAGCACCCAGCTGCGAGGAACTCCAGGCCGCAGCCCAAAAAGCAGCTCCAGTTCGGGCGCTCCCCCGGCCTGGGGCCGCAGCAGGAGACAG GCGGCACGAGTACGTCGGAGGCACCG AGGCGAGGTGGGCGAAGGGCGGCTGCAGCGACGACTCAAG TGGCACCTGTGCAACAGAGGGTGAAGAAGCCGCACCGATTCAAGCCAGGCACTGTCGCACTGCAGCAGATCAGGAAGTACCAGAAGTCCACCGAGCTTCTCATCCCGTTTGCACCCTTTGTCCGTCTG GTTAAGGAGGTCACTAACTTCTGCTCCACCAAGGTGTACCGCTGGACACCTCAAGCTCTCGCTGCGTTGCAAGAG GCTGCAGAATATATGTTGGTAGACTTATTTGAAAGGGCAAATCTCTGCTCCATCCATGCAAAGCGTGTTACCCTCA TGCAGAAGGACATCCATCTTGCTAGGCGTATCGGGGGGCCAAGGTGGTGA
- the LOC127304854 gene encoding histone H3-like centromeric protein CENH3 isoform X4, protein MARTKHPAARNSRPQPKKQLQFGRSPGLGPQQETGGTSTSEAPRRGGRRAAAATTQEAVAPVQQRVKKPHRFKPGTVALQQIRKYQKSTELLIPFAPFVRLVKEVTNFCSTKVYRWTPQALAALQEAAEYMLVDLFERANLCSIHAKRVTLKGHPSC, encoded by the exons ATGGCTCGCACGAAGCACCCAGCTGCGAGGAACTCCAGGCCGCAGCCCAAAAAGCAGCTCCAGTTCGGGCGCTCCCCCGGCCTGGGGCCGCAGCAGGAGACAG GCGGCACGAGTACGTCGGAGGCACCG AGGCGAGGTGGGCGAAGGGCGGCTGCAGCGACGACTCAAG AAGCAGTGGCACCTGTGCAACAGAGGGTGAAGAAGCCGCACCGATTCAAGCCAGGCACTGTCGCACTGCAGCAGATCAGGAAGTACCAGAAGTCCACCGAGCTTCTCATCCCGTTTGCACCCTTTGTCCGTCTG GTTAAGGAGGTCACTAACTTCTGCTCCACCAAGGTGTACCGCTGGACACCTCAAGCTCTCGCTGCGTTGCAAGAG GCTGCAGAATATATGTTGGTAGACTTATTTGAAAGGGCAAATCTCTGCTCCATCCATGCAAAGCGTGTTACCCTCA AAGGACATCCATCTTGCTAG
- the LOC127304854 gene encoding histone H3-like centromeric protein CENH3 isoform X1, with product MARTKHPAARNSRPQPKKQLQFGRSPGLGPQQETGGTSTSEAPRRGGRRAAAATTQEAVAPVQQRVKKPHRFKPGTVALQQIRKYQKSTELLIPFAPFVRLVKEVTNFCSTKVYRWTPQALAALQEAAEYMLVDLFERANLCSIHAKRVTLMQKDIHLARRIGGPRW from the exons ATGGCTCGCACGAAGCACCCAGCTGCGAGGAACTCCAGGCCGCAGCCCAAAAAGCAGCTCCAGTTCGGGCGCTCCCCCGGCCTGGGGCCGCAGCAGGAGACAG GCGGCACGAGTACGTCGGAGGCACCG AGGCGAGGTGGGCGAAGGGCGGCTGCAGCGACGACTCAAG AAGCAGTGGCACCTGTGCAACAGAGGGTGAAGAAGCCGCACCGATTCAAGCCAGGCACTGTCGCACTGCAGCAGATCAGGAAGTACCAGAAGTCCACCGAGCTTCTCATCCCGTTTGCACCCTTTGTCCGTCTG GTTAAGGAGGTCACTAACTTCTGCTCCACCAAGGTGTACCGCTGGACACCTCAAGCTCTCGCTGCGTTGCAAGAG GCTGCAGAATATATGTTGGTAGACTTATTTGAAAGGGCAAATCTCTGCTCCATCCATGCAAAGCGTGTTACCCTCA TGCAGAAGGACATCCATCTTGCTAGGCGTATCGGGGGGCCAAGGTGGTGA